One window of Streptococcus suis genomic DNA carries:
- a CDS encoding sugar transferase: MRVYITNLNGHAASSTAQIGQNMVTDLAIELGYREMGIYSYNMATDSPSELSKRLDGIVAGLSHGDVVIFQTPTWNSTEFDERLMAKLKVYQIKLVIFIHDVVPLMFESNYYLMKRIISYYNMADVLIAPSQRMIDLLRKEGLTVKKTLVQGMWDHPTKTPQLPATFQPLIHFPGSPARFGFIKQWNYSIKLTVYSNEEGEYPEQVTRVPYRPDEQLLLEMSRGGFGLVWMDDHDKGYQELYCPYKLGTFLAAGIPVIVQRGIANQEIIEANGLGLVVDSLDEAVEKIQTMTPADYQEFVTRVRSFNPLLRQGYFTKKLLVDAVFNALCQSE, translated from the coding sequence GTGAGGGTATATATAACAAATTTAAATGGACATGCGGCATCATCTACTGCCCAAATCGGACAAAATATGGTGACAGATCTTGCCATTGAGCTGGGATATCGGGAAATGGGAATTTACTCTTACAATATGGCAACTGATAGCCCATCAGAGTTAAGTAAAAGACTAGATGGAATTGTTGCAGGCTTGAGTCATGGAGATGTGGTTATTTTTCAAACACCCACCTGGAATTCGACAGAATTTGATGAACGATTGATGGCAAAACTAAAGGTTTATCAAATTAAGCTTGTTATTTTTATTCATGATGTAGTCCCTCTCATGTTTGAAAGTAACTATTATCTGATGAAGCGAATTATTTCCTATTACAACATGGCGGATGTCCTTATCGCCCCTAGTCAACGAATGATTGACCTTCTCCGTAAAGAAGGTCTCACCGTGAAAAAAACATTGGTTCAAGGAATGTGGGATCATCCGACCAAAACCCCTCAATTGCCAGCGACATTTCAACCCTTGATTCATTTTCCAGGTTCGCCAGCGCGATTTGGATTTATCAAACAATGGAACTATTCCATCAAACTAACTGTCTACTCCAATGAGGAAGGAGAATACCCTGAACAAGTAACTAGAGTTCCATATCGACCAGATGAACAACTACTGCTGGAAATGTCAAGAGGAGGATTTGGTTTGGTCTGGATGGACGATCATGACAAGGGTTACCAAGAACTCTATTGCCCATATAAACTAGGAACCTTTCTCGCTGCAGGAATCCCTGTGATTGTCCAAAGGGGAATCGCCAATCAGGAAATTATTGAGGCAAATGGTCTTGGTTTGGTTGTGGATAGCTTGGATGAAGCGGTTGAAAAAATTCAAACCATGACACCAGCTGACTATCAGGAATTTGTTACTAGAGTGAGGTCCTTTAATCCGCTGTTACGTCAGGGTTATTTTACAAAAAAACTGTTGGTAGACGCTGTCTTTAATGCGCTTTGTCAAAGTGAATGA
- a CDS encoding DUF5960 family protein, whose translation MTFLTDDILLTMASSGKSYFRLNKEVAKDGRNHYFLSRIKMADPKVLNRTFVYLGTRVQLKSDFVGPKS comes from the coding sequence TTGACCTTCTTGACGGATGATATTCTGCTGACAATGGCCAGTTCTGGTAAGTCCTATTTTCGTCTCAATAAGGAGGTGGCCAAGGATGGTCGGAATCATTATTTTCTGTCTCGGATAAAAATGGCCGATCCAAAGGTACTCAATCGAACCTTTGTCTACCTTGGTACGAGAGTACAGTTAAAGAGTGATTTTGTAGGTCCCAAGAGCTAG
- a CDS encoding pyridoxamine 5'-phosphate oxidase family protein: MEVKDVMEILEGMKLGIFATVDNAGKPHARPIHITAANEDGIFFMTGSETHFYQQLMGDERVAVTALSEEDYLIQVIRIEGEARPASQELLEKVFADNPYVQHVYKDEESRKTMQIFQIYEGDGFYHSLTQGHKYVFKINSEVSLARTI, translated from the coding sequence ATGGAAGTCAAAGATGTCATGGAGATTTTGGAAGGAATGAAGCTGGGAATTTTTGCGACAGTTGATAATGCTGGCAAGCCCCATGCACGTCCGATTCATATCACAGCAGCCAATGAAGATGGTATTTTCTTTATGACTGGTTCGGAAACACATTTCTATCAGCAATTGATGGGGGATGAGCGAGTGGCAGTAACTGCCCTATCAGAAGAAGACTACTTGATTCAAGTCATTCGAATCGAGGGGGAAGCTCGTCCGGCTAGTCAAGAACTCTTGGAGAAGGTTTTTGCGGACAATCCTTATGTCCAACATGTTTACAAGGATGAGGAAAGTCGCAAGACCATGCAGATTTTCCAAATCTATGAGGGAGATGGCTTCTATCATAGTTTGACGCAGGGGCATAAGTACGTCTTTAAAATCAATAGTGAAGTCAGTCTAGCGCGGACAATCTAA